The Lycium barbarum isolate Lr01 chromosome 11, ASM1917538v2, whole genome shotgun sequence genome contains the following window.
GGAGCCTACTCAATACCCATAGGCAAATCCAAGTAAAAACTAAAGTCTTTCATGTTAAATTAAAAGTTGAATTACATTAATTTGTTACTGATTACGTCCAACACATAAATACTTTAATTGCTTGGGATAAAATAAAATTGTTTATTAAGAGTAGGTAATATTTCTACTTATTGTCCAAGAAATTTTTATGGCTAATTCGTTTTGAATTTTAATTTATACTCATTAGTTGTGATTTAAAATTAAAAGATTTATCGTAATCCAGATTATAGTGAGATTTGGTCAATCTAAACCTTATAAATTAAAATCATATTTATTGTCATGTCAACCTACTGGTATCTAATGAATATACCCATGATAAATGTCGAACTCATAAATGTAATAGCATAACCCCAATTTTAACAATTTAGTATCACATAATAAAGTGTACACTTGAAACATACATCGACGTACATGTGTGGCACATATTTCTTGCCAAGGTATTTCTTCAAGAAGTACaataaagccaaaaaaaaaaatgcaaacacATTTCACTACATGTTCCCTCTAGATTCATTAAGTACTCTGTCGGCATACATCAAATTATAGCTTCTAATTCACTTTATCTAAATATGTGtatgttttaaaaaataaatatctccaacttattacagaaattttgaatgtagatttaagCATTTAAACCCAAATTTAAGAGTGTAACTCAATCTTCTCCACTACATATCTACGTGAATAAATCGAGGGCCAATCACTTTGTCTTTGGTCCAAGGGTGAACATCTATCAATCTATCCCTTTTCATTCTGAAAAAACCTATTTACAAGACCTACACCGATTGTCATTATTTAGTTTGACCACAAAATACATCTTCATTTACATTAACAAGTATAATCTTTTCCACGGAGTCAACCATTGCCTATCAATGGAGGTAGAGATGCCAAGTTTGTTGGATCTGTTGAAAATATCAACATTTTGGTTGTGATGATGATGCCGCTTGTATTTTTGTTGTTGCTATGACACTCAAGAATGTCACTACCAAGATACTGGTAGCAAGACATGTGAGGTTGACTACAATATTTAATTGtcttctaaaaaataaaaataaaaataaagcttCTTTTACGGACCAATAATCAACAAAGTTAAAATTATCTTTTTAGCTTTTCAACTACCAATGGTGATGCTCGTTATGCCAGATTTGTGTTACACTATTTACGGTGACACAAGATTGAATATGTTGTTGCATTTCTTTAGGGTGCAGGAGTAATTAACCTAAAATTCAAATGAAAAAACAATCAAATGATAATTCTGCTAAAGGTTTGTAACAAGAGATGGATAAGAGGGGATCCCTGGGAGGCTATAGGAGGAACCCTGATAATTCTGCTAAAGGTTTGCATCTCCCGCTTGCCCTTGAAGTTTGCAGATCAATGTAAAGTTATAAAAAAGAATTGTAATAGTTCCATTTGTGATCCTAAATTTGCTCAAACATTGTTCCAACATCAGAAGGATTGTACTATACAACTCATCTATTCATCAAATGATTTATaccaaaaaattaataaaaatctCTTTAAACCGTATCCCAACCACTCATTTGTTAGACGAATTTACCCAATGACGTTGAAGTTTTTGCCTCATGCAAGGGTCTGATTCTCTTTTAGTTTGACGAAATTAAGGTTTACTGTATTTTTAATCCGATAACTGGAGCACACCAAATGATACCATACCCATGAGAAACCATCGGAAATAATAAACACTCGTCATTTTTCATATATCACAGCAAAGTTGGATCAGATTAGAAGATTTATTATCGAAGGTTTTACCGACCAAAAAAAAGAAAGTTCATCAGTATAATCATCATCATTGGAAGAAGAAGGTTAGACCCAGAATCGATGACACAAAAGGGTAGATTGAATATTCTTAAGATGTAATAGACGTGGCTTCTGCCCTTCACTAGATGTTTTTTATATTCAAGACCCACGTGATGACTTAATTTTGAGTATTCTTTAGAAATTTGTAAAACACAAGAATTGTAGATGACTACGCTGTATACGAGGCTTACtcaattatttatttattcattagaTTTAAATAAAATGGCGAAGTTTTCTTCAAGAAACAAAATAAAATGCTCATTTAGCACTTATTTTaggtaaaaataataataatttgatcTAAAAAGataattattattttctttttaacatCAATCAATTTACATAGCTACATTACAATGCAACCCTAATTAACAAACCCTACTTTACCTATGGCCACCTTGGCCGCTGGCCAGCTGTCACCTGCGGGTGGTCAGCCTCCACCAACAACCAACACTATACACTACCCACCCCTCACTGATAGGCAATCCCACGATATTCAACCAACTCTCCCGTccacttcttcttctccaaactaTGCTCAAACACTTGTGCATGGAACAACTCCCACTTCCAATCCATTCTGTGATCCAATACCAATGAAGGAGGTAACATATATTGATGGTATTCCTGTTGTGCATTGGACAACATTTGAAGTGTCTAGAATGGAGCAGATTGAAAACCTACAACATGCCATGGTTGGTAAGTTTTCTTATGGATGGCCAGAGTTAGAAGAATTGAGAACTATTATTCCTCAATGGTGTGGTGTGAAGGGAAAGTGTGATATTGGTTTCCTGAGAGATAGACACTTATTGATAAGATGTTCTCTAATGGAGAATTTCATTACTATATCATCAAAGGGTGCTTTTTGGCTGAAATCCAAGGATGGTTTTACGTCTCAAATGAGGCCCTTAATTTATGAGTCTAATTTTAAGGTTGAGGAAGAAACGTCAATAGCCATGGCTTGGATTTCCTTTCCAAACCTGCTTCCTACGTATTTTGTTAAAGAATCATTGTTTACTTTTGCATCTGTAGATGGTAAACCCTTATTACTTGACATGGCCACCATAAAAAAAAACTAGACCTAACTGCTCAAAGGTTAAGGTTCAACTAGATTTGCTATCTAATATTCCTAAGTTTCTAATtatggaaattgaagatgagaaGACTAAGGATATTAGGGTGGAAAAACTGAGAATTCCGTATGATCATTTACTAAAGTATTACACAGAATGCATGTTGCAAGGTCGTGCATATGAGGACTGTCATGTATTGCATCATAAATTAGTGGCAGACACAAATGAGGATGCAAAGGAAGGAGAGAAAGAGCATGAGAAGGAGGATGTGTCAAATGTGGCTACAACCTCTACATTGGGAAAAAGGAGGAGATATCATGGATGGAGATATCCTGTGTAGACATATGTGCCTAAGGTTCTATCAAGTGGGAAAGTGGTTACTTATCCTAGAATCAATGACAAAGGAAAAAAGATAAGTAAGGATGATGCTGATGCTAGGAACAAGAGTGTTCTTCCACCTGGAGGTGGAGTTTCAACACAAAACAATTTTGATGTGCTAGAGAAAATCACAGAAGAAGAAGTCAACAATAATGTAGAGGATAAGGGTGCAGATGACACTTATATGTTAGTCAAGGAAATAGAAAATGACAAGGAAGAAGCTACACCACTATTTGATAAGAAAGGAATGGCGGAGCATCATCAGATTTTGGAATCTTATGTGGCAGTCAATGATGGAGAAGATAACATCAAAGATACAGAAAGAAAAATGGATCCAAATGCTGAACAATCAGTTCATGCAACAAAAGATGTGCATTAAAGTGTAGGAGAAAGTTTTGATGAGAGTGTCATTACTATTGAGGTAGATGATGCTGATAATGATTTAGAGGGCAGGGTTGAAAGGTGTCAGGACCTCACAAAAGAAAATGGATGTGACAAATCTACAGGCCATATATTTTCTAAGGATGGACATGCCTCAGAATTTATGATGGAACATATTCAAGCTGATGAAAGGGTTCAAGATGGTGATGACACACATGAGAATATGGGGTTAAGAGAGAACATTGATGACTTAGACTAATGTGAGGAAGAAATGCAGACTGAGGGTGCTGACAGGTTTGCAAATGCCGGGGGGGGGGGAGTTGGTGGTTGCAGATAGTCAAACAGATCAGATATTAAGCTCAAGTCCAGGAAGTTGATTCGTCTCCTGGTAATAATATGAATGACAGAAATTTGAGCATCTCAATTAATGACAATGGCATTGGTTTATTTCCTCCTGAGAGGGAGGTGATGAAGGAGTTGGCAGTTATACAAGTGGAACAGGACAATATGCAGCAACTGGTCAACCAAAGAAAACAATCTCCTTTGAAGGAGTTGCATAATGTGATCTCTCATAATATTAATGTGGGAGCTGAGGTGGAACATGATGAGGGCAAAAACAAATtcaaagaaagtgaagaagaggCTTCAGTGGAGCAGGCACCAAGAAGGGAAAAAACAAGTAATTACAGATACTATTCCTATAGGAGTAGGACCAAAGAGAGGTTGTAAACCTATTTTTAAATGATGATGAAAACACTCTTTTGGACTATCAGGCCAGTGAACACACAAAAAGCTTTTCACAAAGTCCAAATGCTGCACAGACATCATAAATTTTCCATTATAGCTttaatggagccttttcaacactTTAGGCATTTTTCGAGATTTAGAAGGAGGCTAGgcatgagatatggccactacaaCTGCAATGGTAAAATATATTTCTTTGTGAATGAAAATGTGGATGTGGAGATCATGCAGGATCTAGAATAACAAATAACTGTAAAGTTGTTTTTCCAAGAGTGGAATAAGTCACTGATGGTAACAATGGTATATGCAAAGTGTGATCATCTGGAAAGAATTAGTTTATGGGATAGTCTATATAGTTTGGCTGATCACTTGGACTTGCCTTGGTTGGTAGGGGATGACTTCAATGTCATTATGAATGAAGATGAAAAGATTGGTGGTTTGCCTGTCTTTCCAGatgaatatgaagattttgcatttTGCATTAACTCATGTGAGCTGTTTGATATCAATTATAAGGGGAGTATGTTTACTTGGTGGAATAGGAGGGCAGGTAGTGACTACATTTTCAAGAGGTTGGATAGAATGATTGGAAACTCCAAACTATAGGATTGGTTTGCACATATGGAAGTGGAACATTTATCCAGAACTGGCTCAGACCATCCCCCTTTATTACTTACTTGTGGTGAAATATCACATCACATAAGGAAGCCTTTCAGATTTCTGAAATTCTGGACAGAACATGAATCATTCTTAGAGGCGGTTAATCAGGCATGGAGCACAGATTTTAAAGGTGATGAGTTTATCAGCTTTAACTTAAAGCTGAAGAATGTGAAAAATTTATTATATGCATGGAGTAAGGCAACTTTTGGTGATATTTTCAAGCAATTAATAGTAAAGGAAGAGGTGGTGAGAATTAATGAAAAATTATTTGAAGAGGATCCTTCTCCTATGAACAGGATGGTGCTACAGAAAGCACAATCAGAATTGAAGATGTTCACTATGTGgaagaattttggagacaaaaatcaTATATGACAAGTTTTGCTAAAGGAGACAAGAATACCAGGTATTTTCATAGTATTGTGAATGATAGGAGAAAAATATTGCAGATCAAAAGAGTTCAGAATCTGCAAGGGATATGGATAGAAGAGGATTCACTTTTAGCAGAAGAAGCTTGTAGATTTTATCAGCAGCAGTTCTCTTAGGAGATTGATCCATTAGACTTTGATTTGCTACATCATGTTCCTATTATGGTTGATCAGGATACCAACAATCAACTGGTAAGCATGCCAACTTTGGAGGAGGTGAAGAAGGTTGTGTTTGAATTATCTGTAGATAGTGTTGGTGGTCCATATGGTATGGTTGGTATATTTTATCAGGTGTGCTGGGACATTGTAGGTGCGGATGTATACAATGTTGTGAAAGCTTTCTTTGATGGGTAGACTCTTCCTAAGTCAATAACACATACCAACCTGGTACTTTTACCAAAGAAGAATAACATTGAGACTTTTGCTGATATGAGACCAATCAGTCTCAGTAATTTCATCCACAGGATTATTTCTAGACTGCTTCAGGATAAGCTTGAAGGCCTTTTACCTTCTCTGATATATCCTAGCCAGTCTGGTTTTGTTATGGGCGGATGTATCATTGAAAATGTCCTTCTAACTCAGGGAGTTGTGACTGAGATTAGACTAAGGAGAAAAACCAGCTAATGTAGTGCTTAAGCTTGACCTggcaaaagcatatgatagagtgTCATGGAGTTACTTGATAAGCGTTTTAAGGAAGATGGAATTTTCAGAAGTGTTCATAGATACAGTTTGGAGGTTGATAGCAAATAACTAGTATTCCATACTCCTTAATGGCCAAGCTTCTGGATTTTTCTACTCCACCAAGGGTGTAAAACAAGGAGATCCATTCTCTCCTGCTTTGTTCATCTTATCTGCTGGAGTTTTATCTAGAGATTTGAACTATTTATTTGAGAACAATGATTTTAGAAGTTATGGAATGCGCAAATAGAGTGCAAGtctgaatcatctggcatatgcagatgacacaataATTTTTTCATCTGCTGATTCTAGGTCTTTGGAGCTGATTATGGAGGTATTACATGACTATGAGCAGGTATAAGGCCAACTTATCAACAAAGGCAAAAGCCCTTCCATGTATGCAGTAAAGTGTCTAATGTGTTGATACAGCAAGTGGAGAACATCACTGGTTTTTCGATAGGCACTTTTCCTTTTACATACTTGGGTTGTCCTGTCACACATTCAAAGAAGAGGAAAGCTGATTACAATGATTTGATCAAGAAAGTCAAGAATAAGCTGCAGACATGGAACGGAAGATGCTATCATTTGGAGGAAAATCTGTTTTGATCACAAATGTTGTAATGAGCATGCCAATACATCTGTTTTCAGCTATCAAACCTCCAAAATGTGTTATCAATGATCTGCACAAAATATTTTCAAGATTCTTCTGGAATAGTAGTTAGAAAGGCAGAAGAAAACATTGGTCATCATGGCTGAACTTGTGTATTCCAAAAGAGGAAGGAGGAGTGGGCTTTAGATCTTTGTTTGATGTATCTAAAGCCTTATGCGCAAAACTTTGGTGGAAATTCAGGACAACAAATACTCTATGGGAAAATTACATGTGGATCAAATACTGGAAAAGGCACAGTTCTCAGAATGTGCAGTGGAAGTGAGGTTCTAAAGTATTGAAGGCAATGCTAGGGGCTAGAGATAATATAGAACATCAAATATGGTGGGAACCAAGGAATGGAACTGCAAATCTATGGTTTGACAACTAGACAAAGTTAAGGGATCTATATCACATTATTCCTGAAGATTTTGCGATAGATGAGGgtgttcaagatgtaaaagaacttATGATGCAGGATGGTTGGAACATAGGAAGACTGCAACAACTATTCCCCATGGATATTGTGGATCGTATATTAGAGGAATTTCACTTTCATGAACCAAAAGAATAGTGGGATAAGCCAAGATGGATGATGACAGCTTCAGGCAAATTCATAGTAGGTACTGCATGCGAACTTCTGAGGAGAAAAGCAGTCAAGTCAGATGTCTTTGAGAACATGTGGATATCAGGTGTACCTTTTAAGATATCCTACTTCTTCTGGAGGTTATGGAAGTTTAAAATACCAGTTGGAGAGGTAGTAAGAAAGATTGGGATAGATACTGAGGCAAGATGTTATTGTTGTGATCATAGGAAATATGAAACTGTTGATCACTTGTTTGTTACAGGAAATGTTGCTACAAAAGTTTGGAATTATGTTAAAACTACTGTTGGTATTACAACACAGTTTCAACAAGTCAA
Protein-coding sequences here:
- the LOC132619893 gene encoding uncharacterized protein LOC132619893 is translated as MVYAKCDHLERISLWDSLYSLADHLDLPWLVGDDFNVIMNEDEKIGGLPVFPDEYEDFAFCINSCELFDINYKGSMFTWWNRRAEHESFLEAVNQAWSTDFKGDEFISFNLKLKNVKNLLYAWSKATFGDIFKQLIVKEEVDGATESTIRIEDVHYVEEFWRQKSYMTSFAKGDKNTRYFHSIVNDRRKILQIKRVQNLQGIWIEEDSLLAEEACRFYQQQFS